A window of the Helianthus annuus cultivar XRQ/B chromosome 4, HanXRQr2.0-SUNRISE, whole genome shotgun sequence genome harbors these coding sequences:
- the LOC118491509 gene encoding replication protein A 70 kDa DNA-binding subunit D-like — protein sequence MVDDNRDDGGGGGGGYGYEYGDCGNNVKYCIHLFEMEQAAITLLTNVDLNVDDYTIRIRIGTKMQKVKYVHSSLKINLNDNTTVEACNEHVGAEWGFDFSPFDSVVDDPDDDGKSFKSPIDVIGFVIKCLLAEDKSEHNNGKDENKTTFILEDLRHPQIYVTLWGGYADQILEFEKNHKDEKNVVVVVQFGKYRFCGGNLFVSNLYTVTRVFINTEVKEILDFKKKFLTASTSSGYSGLSSSAMKSTTDEYLSDFSFSTIGALSEISQQKFVIILGTIKSFALEDSWFYNACKSCNKKVLTNTICKDKQDRTEGYDEVTILECQTDRCNKRTVVSVPRIKVLIRVQDCTGIVTLTLFEREVVKLIKVNANQLLDKNIEPADDEPLNVVPSDSNPTINIRVKDSVSRTGDEDTPMSNLNNNMFTTPSGPDNSCSVKMLENELKRNLDAVYDVDLCSSQSSTKPRKSYGENDEDSNVNVGLLKPKLEK from the exons ATGGTTGATGATAACAGagatgacggtggtggtggtggtggtggttatggCTACGAATACGGCGACTGTGGGAACAATGTTAAATATTGTATACATCTGTTCG AGATGGAACAGGCTGCTATCACACTTCTGACTAATGTTGATCTTAATGTTGATGATTATACTATCAGAATCCGCATA GGCACGAAAATGCAG AAAGTTAAATATGTTCATAGTTCGTTGAAGATCAATCTAAATGACAACACTACTGTCGAAGCATGCAACGAGCATGTTGGTGCTGAATGGGGATTTGATTTTTCTCCATTTGATTCTGTTGTGGATGACCCTGATGATGACGGCAAGTCTTTCAAAAGCCCGATTG aTGTTATTGGTTTTGTGATTAAGTGTCTTCTGGCAGAGGATAAAAGTGAACATAATAACGGCAAAGACGAGAATAAGACTACCTTTATTCTCGAAGATTTGCG ACACCCTCAGATTTACGTGACCTTATGGGGTGGTTATGCTGATCAGATTTTAGAATTTGAGAAGAACCATAAGGATGAAAAGAATGTTGTGGTCGTTGTTCAGTTTGGGAAGTACAGATTTTGTGGAG GTAATTTGTTTGTCTCCAATTTGTATACTGTAACTCGAGTCTTCATAAACACTGAAGTAAAAGAGATTTTGGATTTTAAGAAAAAGTTT CTTACTGCTTCAACGTCTTCCGGTTATTCTGGATTGAGTTCTTCTGCTATGAAGTCAACAACTGACGAATATCTATCTGATTTTTCCTTTAGTACGATTGGAGCATTAAGCGAAATATCCCAA CAAAAGTTTGTTATTATCCTGGGAACAATTAAGAGTTTTGCATTAGAAGACTCATGGTTTTACAATGCATGTAAAAGTTGCAACAAAAAGGTTCTTACCAACACTATTTGCAAGGACAAGCAAGATAGAACTGAAGGATATGATGAAGTAACTATCTTGGAATGCCAGACTGATCGGTGCAATAAAAGGACCGTTGTGTCTGTTCCCAG GATAAAAGTTCTAATACGTGTTCAGGATTGTACCGGGATTGTCACTTTGACGTTGTTTGAACGTGAAGTTGTTAAACTGATAAAGGTTAACGCAAACCAGCTTTTGGATAAAAACATTGAG CCTGCTGATGATGAACCTTTAAATGTTGTTCCGTCTGATTCAAATCCAACTATTAACATTCGTGTTAAG GATTCTGTTTCCCGTACTGGTGATGAAGACACTCCGATGTCTAATTTGAACAATAACATGTTTACTACACCCTCCGGACCTGATAATAGTTGTTCTGTGAAGATGCTGGAGAATGAACTTAAGCGTAATTTGGATGCCGTTTATGATGTGGATTTATGTTCTTCTCAGTCGTCAACTAAACCGCGTAAGAGTTATGGTGAGAACGATGAAGACTCGAATGTGAATGTGGGGCTTTTGAAGCCAAAGCTTGAAAAGTAG